Sequence from the Sphingobium indicum B90A genome:
AGCCGCGCCTTTCCAGTTCCGGCGTCGCCTCCTCGCTGACCGGATAGCCCAGGCACAGCAGGCCAAGGCATCGCCAGTTTTCCGGAATGGCGAGCATCGCGTCCACCGTCGCACGATCCAGTATCGACACCCACCCCATGCCGATACCGCGAGTCCGGGCGGCGAGCCAGAGCGTGTGGATCGCCATCACGCAGCTATAGCGCCGCGCCTCCGGCATGGTGATCGCGCCCAGCCTGTGGCCGGTTTCCGTGCCTTCGTCGCAATAGACGGCGAACAGCACCGGCGCTTCGCGCAGGCCGTGCAATTTCAGGCTGCGGTAGAGCCTGTCCTCCTCCCCCTCGTACATCTTGCCCGCCTTGGCGACCTGGGCGTCGACATGGACGGCAAGACGCTCGCGCAGGGCGGGCGTTTCGACGCGGACGAAACGCCAGGGCTGCGACAGCCCGACGGACGGCGCGCTGTGAGCGAGGGCGAGGAGCCGTTCGACCTCGCTCTCCTCCAGCGGATCGGTCAGGAAATGGCGCACGTCGCGGCGCAGGTGGACCAGTTCCTCGAAGGCGGCGATGTCGAAGGCGGTGCGTGTCAGAATTCGATTCCCGGCTGGGCCTTCACGCCGCTGCGGAAGGGATGTTTGACGAGGGTCATTTCAGTGACGAGATCGGCCGCCTCCATCAGCGCGTCGGGCGCGTTGCGGCCGGTGATGATGACATGCTTCATTTCGCCCCTGGCGGTCACGGCTTCCAACACCTCTTCGACCGGAAGATAGTCGTAGCGCAATACGATGTTGAGTTCATCGGCAAGGACCATGTCATAGGCCGGATCGGCGATCATGCGTTTCACCTCATCCCATGCTTCACGGGCGAGGGCAATGTCCCGCGTCCGGTCCTGCGTGTTCCAGGTGAAGCCTTCGCCCATGGGCTTGAATTCGACATTGCCCGGAAACGCATCGAACACCCGTTTTTCTCCGGTGGTCATCGCGCCCTTCACGAACTGGACGACGCCCACCTTCCGGCCATGGCCGATGGCGCGGACCACCATGCCGAGCGCGGCGGTCGTCTTGCCCTTGCCCTTGCCGGTGTGGACGATCAGCAGGCCTTTTTCCTGCGTCTTGGTCGCCATGATCCTGTCATGGGCGGCCTGTTTCTTCTTCATCTTTTCGGCATGTTGTTCGGGCGTGCGCTCGATCATTGCGGGGCATCCTTGAGTTGGGAGAGAAGCATGGCGGCGCTGTTCGACCGGGGTTTCCAAAGGGCGCGGTCCAGCGCTTCGCGGAGGCGCGCGGCGGTCTCCCGCAGGGCTGCCGGATTGGCCTCCGCCATGAAGGCGCGGACCGCCTCATCCTCTAT
This genomic interval carries:
- the cobO gene encoding cob(I)yrinic acid a,c-diamide adenosyltransferase, which codes for MIERTPEQHAEKMKKKQAAHDRIMATKTQEKGLLIVHTGKGKGKTTAALGMVVRAIGHGRKVGVVQFVKGAMTTGEKRVFDAFPGNVEFKPMGEGFTWNTQDRTRDIALAREAWDEVKRMIADPAYDMVLADELNIVLRYDYLPVEEVLEAVTARGEMKHVIITGRNAPDALMEAADLVTEMTLVKHPFRSGVKAQPGIEF
- the bluB gene encoding 5,6-dimethylbenzimidazole synthase; this encodes MTRTAFDIAAFEELVHLRRDVRHFLTDPLEESEVERLLALAHSAPSVGLSQPWRFVRVETPALRERLAVHVDAQVAKAGKMYEGEEDRLYRSLKLHGLREAPVLFAVYCDEGTETGHRLGAITMPEARRYSCVMAIHTLWLAARTRGIGMGWVSILDRATVDAMLAIPENWRCLGLLCLGYPVSEEATPELERRGWEHRTDWHSTIVTR